From the genome of Psychrilyobacter atlanticus DSM 19335, one region includes:
- a CDS encoding RNA polymerase sigma factor, which translates to MNFDEIFETYFSRIYNKILGMVKNKEDAEDIAQDVFLTVYKNLKKFRNESGVYTWVYRIAINKTYDFFRRKKETFELNEEVLSIEDNEDVTTKIVLEEKLQLISEREREIILMKDIYGYKLREIGKIKDMKLSTVKSVYYKGLKEMGGL; encoded by the coding sequence ATGAATTTTGATGAGATATTTGAGACGTATTTTAGTAGGATCTACAATAAAATACTGGGAATGGTAAAAAACAAGGAAGACGCAGAGGATATAGCCCAAGATGTATTTTTAACTGTCTATAAAAATTTGAAAAAATTTAGAAATGAGAGTGGAGTCTATACATGGGTATATCGGATAGCTATCAATAAAACCTATGATTTTTTTAGGAGAAAGAAGGAGACATTTGAACTAAATGAAGAGGTACTGAGTATCGAAGACAATGAAGATGTGACTACAAAGATAGTGTTAGAAGAAAAGCTGCAATTAATATCTGAAAGGGAGAGGGAGATAATACTCATGAAAGATATATACGGTTATAAACTTAGGGAGATAGGTAAGATAAAAGATATGAAACTCTCAACAGTAAAATCGGTCTACTATAAAGGCTTGAAGGAGATGGGGGGATTATAA
- the glyA gene encoding serine hydroxymethyltransferase: protein MEYLKEIDDEIYEAIKEEEKRQEDGIELIASENLVSKAVMEANGSVMTNKYAEGYSGKRYYGGCECVDIAEKLAISRAAELFGVKYVNVQAHSGSQANMAVYKALISLGDTILGMRLDHGGHLTHGKNVNFSGQDYNAVFYSVDKKTETIDYDELRQIAHEARPKLIIAGASAYSRTIDFKRFREIADEVGAYLMVDMAHIAGLVAVNLHISPIPYAHVTTTTTHKTLRGPRGGMILTNDEEIAKKIDKSIFPGIQGGPLMHTIAAKAVSFKEALGEDFITYQKQVVTNAKTLAKALEEKGYRIVSGGTDNHLMLVDLSPKNITGKAAEEILGIAGITVNKNGIPYDVEKPFITSGIRVGTPAITTRGMKESEMKIIADFIDRALESIGDEKRLMEIKAEVKALCEEFPIYK from the coding sequence ATGGAATATTTAAAAGAAATAGATGATGAGATATATGAAGCCATAAAGGAAGAGGAGAAGAGGCAGGAAGACGGGATAGAATTAATTGCATCAGAAAATTTAGTGTCCAAAGCTGTGATGGAAGCCAATGGAAGTGTGATGACCAATAAATATGCTGAAGGGTATTCGGGGAAAAGATATTATGGTGGCTGCGAATGTGTAGATATAGCAGAAAAATTAGCTATATCCAGAGCCGCGGAACTATTCGGGGTAAAATATGTAAATGTGCAGGCTCATTCAGGATCTCAGGCTAATATGGCTGTATACAAAGCTCTTATAAGTTTAGGAGATACTATATTGGGGATGAGACTGGATCATGGGGGTCATCTGACTCATGGTAAAAATGTTAATTTTTCAGGGCAGGATTATAACGCTGTATTTTATAGTGTAGATAAAAAAACAGAGACGATAGATTATGATGAATTGAGACAGATTGCTCATGAAGCTAGACCTAAGCTTATAATAGCAGGTGCAAGTGCATATTCAAGAACAATAGATTTCAAAAGATTCAGGGAGATAGCCGATGAAGTAGGAGCATACCTTATGGTAGATATGGCCCATATAGCAGGGCTGGTTGCTGTAAATTTACATATAAGTCCTATTCCATATGCCCATGTAACTACCACAACTACCCATAAAACTCTCAGAGGACCACGTGGGGGAATGATTCTGACAAATGATGAGGAGATTGCTAAAAAGATAGATAAATCTATCTTTCCTGGGATTCAAGGGGGACCGTTGATGCACACTATAGCAGCAAAGGCAGTTTCTTTTAAAGAAGCGTTGGGTGAAGATTTTATAACTTATCAAAAACAAGTGGTAACAAATGCCAAAACTTTAGCAAAGGCTTTGGAAGAAAAAGGGTACAGGATAGTGAGCGGTGGAACAGACAATCATTTGATGTTAGTGGATCTTTCTCCTAAAAACATTACTGGAAAGGCAGCAGAGGAAATACTGGGAATAGCAGGGATAACTGTAAATAAAAATGGGATTCCATATGATGTGGAAAAGCCATTTATAACCAGTGGTATAAGGGTAGGAACTCCAGCTATAACAACCAGAGGAATGAAAGAATCGGAGATGAAAATCATAGCAGACTTTATAGATCGTGCTCTGGAATCTATAGGAGATGAGAAAAGATTAATGGAAATAAAAGCAGAAGTAAAAGCTTTATGTGAGGAGTTTCCTATATATAAGTAG
- the sfsA gene encoding DNA/RNA nuclease SfsA gives MKELYKIQIDEEGVFLERPNRFIAHVRLDDGSEEVVHVHDSGRIKELLYEGNRVKIRRASNPNRKTKWDLISGRASDGEDILINSSFHRYISENLLNDFEISPIGKIDKLKAEVKYGKSRLDYLLEKDGKKIWVEVKGVSLAEDRVAMFPDAPSERAVKHLKELIELKESGDRAAVILLVFRSSDIFRPRYETDPKFNEYFYKAISAGVEIYPIQLSLDNGTINYRGTVEIMNKTEN, from the coding sequence ATGAAGGAACTATATAAGATACAAATAGATGAAGAGGGAGTATTTTTAGAGAGACCCAATAGGTTTATTGCCCATGTGAGATTAGATGATGGTTCAGAAGAAGTAGTTCATGTCCATGATTCAGGGAGGATAAAGGAGCTCCTCTATGAAGGAAATAGGGTGAAAATAAGACGTGCATCTAATCCCAATAGAAAAACAAAGTGGGACCTCATCAGTGGGAGGGCCTCTGATGGAGAAGATATCCTCATAAACTCGAGCTTTCATAGATATATATCAGAAAACTTGTTAAATGATTTTGAGATATCTCCCATAGGAAAGATAGATAAACTAAAGGCAGAAGTAAAATACGGTAAGTCTAGATTAGATTATCTTTTAGAAAAAGACGGGAAAAAAATATGGGTCGAAGTAAAAGGGGTTTCCCTGGCAGAAGACAGGGTTGCCATGTTCCCAGATGCTCCTAGTGAGAGAGCGGTGAAACATCTAAAGGAACTCATTGAACTAAAGGAGTCAGGAGATAGAGCAGCAGTGATCTTGCTGGTTTTTAGAAGTTCAGATATTTTTAGACCTAGGTATGAGACAGATCCAAAATTCAATGAATATTTTTATAAAGCAATCTCTGCAGGGGTGGAAATATACCCTATACAACTATCTCTAGATAATGGTACTATAAACTATAGAGGAACAGTAGAGATAATGAATAAAACTGAGAACTAA
- a CDS encoding cysteine-rich small domain-containing protein, with translation MANFKFVQNKKCEYFPCHTIADESKFNCLFCYCPLYMLGEECGGNFKYTHGIKDCSGCIITHMKDTGYDFVQQKMLTVIDIVQNEYLEKHSDEEKVNIK, from the coding sequence ATGGCAAATTTTAAATTTGTGCAAAACAAGAAATGTGAGTATTTTCCATGTCATACAATAGCTGATGAGAGTAAATTTAACTGTTTATTCTGTTATTGTCCATTATATATGTTAGGAGAAGAGTGCGGGGGTAATTTCAAATATACTCATGGAATAAAGGACTGTAGTGGCTGTATAATCACACACATGAAGGACACTGGATATGATTTTGTTCAGCAAAAAATGCTAACTGTAATTGATATAGTGCAAAATGAATATTTAGAGAAGCATAGTGATGAGGAAAAAGTAAATATTAAGTAA
- a CDS encoding amino acid ABC transporter ATP-binding protein, whose amino-acid sequence MSIKIKNINKSFGNLNILKDISLDINKGEVLSIIGPSGSGKSTLLRCLIDLEEIDSGTLEVFNDPLVCSSRNPKKKERFEILKKMGMVFQSFNLFPHKTAIENVMEPLIVVDKIKKEVALKKAAELLTMVGLEDRMNNYPSALSGGQQQRVAIARVLARNPKILLFDEPTSALDPEMVKEVLTVIESLKNTGITMIIVSHEMEFVKQVSDRVVFMDYGTVLGCDTPDKIFNSARNERINKFLNNF is encoded by the coding sequence ATGTCAATAAAAATAAAAAACATCAACAAATCTTTTGGAAACTTAAATATTTTAAAAGACATATCTCTCGATATCAATAAGGGAGAGGTCTTGTCTATCATAGGTCCTTCCGGTAGTGGAAAATCTACCCTCCTAAGATGTCTGATAGATTTAGAGGAAATAGATTCAGGGACATTGGAAGTTTTTAACGACCCCCTGGTATGCAGCAGCAGGAATCCTAAAAAAAAGGAGAGGTTTGAAATCTTAAAAAAGATGGGGATGGTCTTTCAATCCTTTAATCTTTTTCCCCATAAAACAGCTATAGAAAATGTTATGGAACCTCTCATAGTTGTGGATAAGATCAAAAAAGAAGTGGCTCTAAAAAAAGCTGCAGAACTTCTAACTATGGTTGGATTAGAGGACAGGATGAATAACTATCCATCAGCTCTTTCCGGCGGCCAGCAGCAAAGGGTTGCTATTGCCAGAGTCCTTGCTAGGAATCCAAAGATACTTCTTTTTGATGAACCTACATCTGCTCTGGATCCAGAGATGGTCAAAGAAGTTCTTACAGTTATTGAATCTCTTAAAAATACAGGAATAACAATGATCATAGTCAGCCACGAGATGGAGTTTGTAAAACAAGTTTCAGACAGGGTAGTTTTTATGGATTACGGAACTGTCCTCGGCTGCGATACACCTGACAAAATATTTAATTCTGCTAGAAATGAAAGGATCAATAAATTTTTAAATAATTTTTAA
- a CDS encoding amino acid ABC transporter permease: MIDSIYYIAKGLDITLRLYFITVLFSVPLGLLLALGELSKIGTIKKFVTFYTWIFRGTPLLLQLFFMYYGLPVMGITLSPLGAASITFIINYSAYLCEIFRGSIQGINKGQYEAAKVLGMGYKQTLIRVILPQALRTALPPLSNEAIALIKDTSLVSIIGTAEILRNSKELVTRDFTITPFFICGIFYLVLSTFILLVFKKLEKRMAVSCQ; encoded by the coding sequence ATGATTGACAGCATCTACTACATCGCAAAGGGACTGGACATTACTCTAAGACTTTACTTTATAACAGTATTATTTTCAGTCCCATTAGGGCTACTTCTTGCATTGGGAGAACTTTCTAAGATTGGAACAATTAAAAAATTTGTAACTTTTTATACATGGATATTTAGGGGTACTCCACTGCTTTTACAACTTTTCTTCATGTATTATGGATTACCGGTAATGGGGATAACACTTTCTCCCCTTGGGGCAGCCAGTATTACCTTTATCATCAATTATTCTGCCTATCTGTGTGAAATCTTTCGTGGGAGTATCCAGGGAATAAATAAAGGCCAATATGAAGCGGCAAAGGTTTTGGGAATGGGTTATAAACAGACTCTAATCAGGGTAATTCTACCCCAGGCTCTAAGAACCGCTCTGCCTCCCCTTTCAAATGAGGCAATAGCCCTTATTAAAGATACATCTTTAGTTTCAATAATCGGTACAGCAGAAATTTTAAGAAATTCAAAGGAATTAGTAACAAGGGATTTTACAATAACTCCATTTTTTATCTGTGGGATATTCTACCTTGTTTTATCTACTTTTATCCTCCTTGTCTTTAAAAAATTAGAAAAAAGGATGGCGGTCTCATGTCAATAA
- a CDS encoding amino acid ABC transporter substrate-binding protein: MKKILITLILILAGVQSFAFSMKEKDTLTKIKKDGYFTVGLDDTFAPMGFRGENGDIVGFDIDLAKEAAKRMGVEVKFKPCDWDGIIFELRSKKIDMVWNGMTITEDRKKQIGFSKSYFSGEQIIVTKSGSDIKGIADLAGKTVGLQMGSSSYFALEKNTVYPSVKDVKKYGSNVEALLDLEAGRTQAVIIDSMVGRYYIAKKERKENKDIFSIVKEPLAIEYTGIGIRKEDTTLITEIDKIIDGMQKDGTYKKIYEKWFGRRG, encoded by the coding sequence ATGAAAAAAATACTTATAACATTAATTTTAATATTGGCTGGTGTACAATCTTTTGCATTTTCAATGAAAGAAAAAGATACATTGACAAAGATAAAAAAAGATGGATATTTTACTGTAGGATTAGACGATACCTTTGCACCTATGGGATTCAGAGGAGAAAATGGAGATATCGTAGGTTTTGATATTGACCTGGCCAAGGAAGCAGCCAAGAGAATGGGAGTCGAAGTTAAATTTAAGCCCTGTGACTGGGATGGTATCATCTTCGAACTTAGAAGTAAAAAGATAGATATGGTTTGGAATGGAATGACCATAACAGAGGATAGAAAAAAACAAATCGGTTTTTCAAAATCTTATTTCAGCGGGGAACAAATAATTGTTACTAAAAGTGGCAGTGACATCAAAGGGATCGCAGATCTTGCAGGAAAAACAGTCGGTTTACAGATGGGTAGTTCTTCATACTTTGCTTTAGAAAAAAATACAGTCTATCCAAGTGTAAAAGACGTAAAGAAGTATGGTTCCAATGTAGAAGCTCTTCTGGATTTAGAAGCAGGAAGAACCCAGGCCGTAATAATCGATTCCATGGTTGGAAGATATTATATTGCTAAAAAAGAAAGAAAGGAAAATAAAGATATTTTTTCAATTGTAAAGGAACCTTTAGCTATCGAATACACAGGTATTGGAATAAGAAAAGAAGACACTACCCTTATCACCGAGATAGATAAGATCATAGACGGGATGCAAAAAGACGGAACTTATAAAAAAATATATGAAAAATGGTTTGGAAGGAGAGGTTAA
- a CDS encoding energy transducer TonB, with the protein MKSRFFTLSIVLHMVVFIVFSKISDNNLKKGKNSPNINVNLTMSAPGNATKTLAKMTTKKEKSPDKKTKPVKKKIKPKKQVVQKKKEIIKTEPKIVQSKKTKPEKIMKPVDPNQIKADKNIEKNNSEVEVVKNSPSTDAVLGDQENDKNLIKIENGQYALKNQKVSGIHVVIQKEIPPAYPDLALKMGYRKETLVKVKFLVDKKGRIGDIKFYTSSKYGFESEVEKALKQWVFEPILYHNKPMPIYFYKVFHFVSKS; encoded by the coding sequence ATGAAATCTAGATTTTTTACCCTCTCAATTGTACTTCATATGGTAGTTTTTATTGTTTTTTCAAAAATTTCTGATAACAATCTGAAAAAAGGCAAAAACTCTCCTAATATCAATGTTAATTTAACCATGTCTGCCCCGGGAAACGCCACCAAAACCCTGGCCAAAATGACTACAAAAAAAGAAAAGAGCCCCGACAAAAAAACTAAACCTGTAAAAAAGAAAATTAAACCTAAAAAACAAGTGGTTCAAAAAAAGAAAGAAATCATAAAAACAGAACCAAAAATAGTTCAATCTAAAAAAACTAAACCTGAAAAAATAATGAAACCAGTCGATCCTAACCAAATCAAAGCAGATAAGAATATAGAAAAAAACAACAGTGAAGTAGAAGTAGTTAAAAATAGCCCTTCAACTGATGCTGTTTTAGGAGACCAGGAAAACGATAAAAATTTAATAAAGATTGAAAATGGCCAATATGCTCTCAAAAATCAAAAAGTTTCTGGGATCCATGTTGTTATTCAAAAAGAAATCCCCCCTGCATATCCGGATCTTGCTCTCAAGATGGGATACAGGAAAGAAACTTTAGTCAAAGTTAAATTTTTAGTGGATAAAAAAGGTAGAATTGGAGATATTAAATTCTATACAAGCTCTAAATATGGTTTTGAATCTGAGGTTGAAAAAGCCTTAAAACAATGGGTTTTCGAACCTATTCTTTACCACAATAAACCTATGCCTATATATTTTTATAAGGTATTTCATTTTGTTTCTAAGAGTTAA
- a CDS encoding cobyric acid synthase, with the protein MRHKKIMIQGTGSSTGKSVIVAGLARIFYKDGNKVAPYKSQNMALNSYIDGDGLEMGRAQVVQAEACNTPPRAYMNPILMKPNSDNDSQIIIEGIPHKNMDAKEYFKNTDFFKSIALKNYKIIEENYDIGVLEGGGSPAEMNLRDVDLVNMGMAELIDSPVILVGDIERGGVFASLYGTILMLDEEDRNRIKGIIINKFRGDIDLLMPGIEDLTDRLAKAGIDIPVLGVIPWVPLNIEEEDILTQKFGKIQEKNDLNIAVIRLDKMSNYTDFDALSYYKDLSLNFTLSKSEICEADIIIIPGSKNTIQDLIKLKELGIDETIIEQSKKGKVIVGICGGYQILGQEILDPHMIESKDKVIKGLGLLDITTTMEKEKQTFQTTEKITHNIGLLKDCMGCSVSGYEIHQGVTQSKENSIFENKPNLGVLKDNVFATYIHGVFDNSIFTRTFINNIRISKGLEPIDDYFDFEKFKTDEYDKWEITLRNSLDIDKIYEILGENSNEI; encoded by the coding sequence ATGAGACACAAAAAAATTATGATTCAAGGAACCGGTTCTTCTACAGGAAAAAGTGTTATCGTAGCTGGTTTAGCTAGAATTTTTTATAAAGATGGAAATAAAGTAGCGCCCTATAAATCACAGAATATGGCTCTTAATTCATATATAGATGGAGACGGATTGGAGATGGGCCGGGCTCAGGTTGTACAGGCAGAAGCCTGCAATACTCCTCCCCGGGCATATATGAATCCTATCCTGATGAAACCTAATTCTGATAACGATTCACAGATCATCATCGAGGGAATACCCCATAAAAACATGGATGCTAAGGAATATTTTAAAAATACAGATTTTTTTAAATCTATTGCCCTAAAAAATTATAAAATTATCGAAGAGAATTACGATATAGGTGTATTAGAGGGAGGAGGTTCTCCAGCTGAGATGAACCTTAGAGATGTAGACCTGGTTAATATGGGAATGGCAGAATTGATCGATTCTCCTGTTATCCTTGTAGGAGATATTGAAAGAGGAGGAGTTTTTGCTTCCCTCTATGGTACTATCCTAATGTTAGATGAGGAAGATAGAAATAGAATAAAAGGAATTATCATCAATAAATTCAGAGGTGACATAGATCTCCTTATGCCTGGAATAGAAGATCTGACAGATCGTCTTGCAAAGGCAGGAATAGATATACCTGTTTTAGGAGTTATCCCATGGGTACCTCTAAACATCGAGGAAGAGGATATCCTCACACAAAAATTCGGTAAAATCCAGGAAAAAAATGATCTGAATATTGCAGTGATTAGACTAGATAAGATGTCAAACTATACAGATTTTGATGCCCTTTCATACTATAAGGATTTAAGCCTTAATTTCACCCTTTCAAAATCTGAAATTTGTGAAGCTGACATCATCATCATTCCTGGGAGTAAAAATACTATCCAGGATCTTATTAAATTAAAGGAATTAGGGATAGATGAAACGATCATTGAACAGAGTAAAAAAGGTAAAGTTATTGTGGGAATCTGTGGCGGTTACCAGATCTTAGGTCAGGAAATTTTAGATCCCCATATGATTGAATCCAAAGACAAAGTAATAAAGGGGTTAGGACTTTTAGATATCACGACTACCATGGAAAAAGAAAAACAGACATTCCAAACTACTGAAAAAATAACTCATAATATCGGCCTTTTGAAGGATTGTATGGGTTGCAGTGTTTCTGGATATGAAATCCACCAGGGAGTTACCCAGTCAAAAGAAAATTCTATTTTTGAAAACAAACCAAATTTAGGAGTATTAAAAGATAATGTCTTTGCTACCTATATCCATGGAGTTTTTGATAATTCGATCTTTACCCGGACTTTTATAAATAACATCAGAATCTCTAAGGGATTAGAACCTATCGATGATTATTTTGATTTTGAAAAATTCAAGACAGATGAATATGATAAGTGGGAAATAACTTTACGTAACTCACTGGATATAGATAAAATATATGAAATATTAGGGGAAAATTCCAATGAAATCTAG
- a CDS encoding ABC transporter substrate-binding protein produces MSKIIIYFLLFISTYSMNLNISKLDTQNRKGTVFLSINSFHKIGIDLTSSENTFILNTDIGEYHLKNNKIITPYREYTYLSEPFIFQGKYYLPLELILELNGFHLEGNNIIRSTQPKKPDTLPKRVISLSPGITEKIFALGGEDLLVGRTSFASYPKEVENIDIVGTMFEPNLEVILDKKPDMVIAETHFREKLMSTLNSLNIGVTKYHTPTNIPEIHGSITDLGVLLGRSLEARGLNASLKDKTSYTQYILRDQKIPKVYYVLGSGKTDITPGGDTFINSLIELAGGENTAKEKSGWRYSLEELILSNPDIIFGSQRSVDNMLMEENYHFLTAIKDKKYYIIEDDSIFNLPGPRALTEGIYEMAKIFHPELAEKLKCLY; encoded by the coding sequence ATGTCAAAAATAATCATCTATTTTCTCCTGTTTATAAGTACCTATTCTATGAACTTAAATATCAGTAAATTAGATACTCAAAATAGAAAGGGTACTGTATTTCTGAGTATAAATTCATTTCATAAAATAGGAATAGATTTAACCAGTTCAGAGAATACATTTATTTTAAATACCGATATTGGAGAATACCACCTCAAAAACAATAAAATTATCACACCCTATAGGGAGTATACATACCTCTCTGAACCATTTATATTCCAGGGGAAATATTATCTCCCATTGGAACTTATTCTAGAATTAAATGGATTTCATTTAGAAGGAAATAACATCATTAGATCTACACAACCTAAAAAACCTGACACTCTTCCTAAAAGGGTTATCTCCCTATCTCCCGGTATCACAGAAAAAATATTCGCTCTAGGAGGAGAAGATCTTTTGGTTGGGAGAACTTCATTTGCTTCATACCCAAAAGAAGTTGAAAATATCGATATTGTAGGAACTATGTTTGAGCCAAATTTAGAGGTAATCCTAGATAAAAAACCAGATATGGTTATTGCAGAAACCCATTTTAGGGAAAAATTAATGTCCACTCTAAATTCTTTAAATATTGGAGTAACTAAATATCACACTCCTACAAATATCCCAGAGATCCATGGGAGTATAACAGATTTAGGAGTTCTCTTAGGCAGAAGTTTAGAAGCTCGCGGCTTAAACGCTTCTTTAAAAGATAAGACCAGCTATACCCAATATATATTAAGAGATCAAAAGATCCCAAAGGTTTACTATGTGTTAGGCAGTGGTAAAACTGATATTACCCCAGGAGGAGACACTTTTATAAACTCTCTGATAGAATTAGCTGGCGGAGAAAATACAGCCAAAGAAAAAAGTGGATGGCGGTATTCATTGGAGGAATTGATCCTGAGTAACCCAGATATTATTTTTGGAAGCCAGAGAAGTGTAGATAATATGCTGATGGAGGAAAATTACCATTTTTTAACTGCAATTAAAGATAAAAAATATTATATCATAGAGGACGACAGTATCTTTAACCTCCCTGGCCCCCGGGCTCTTACAGAAGGGATCTATGAGATGGCTAAGATATTTCATCCTGAATTGGCTGAAAAATTAAAATGTTTATACTAA
- a CDS encoding HD-GYP domain-containing protein — MKYESKSLLKIVISYMLFGFFWIFSSGKILHLITRDMSTYIILERYKSYFYVILTSFLLFKMIRNSYFKMEETNKKFHQDIVQSFITALEFHDKYTKGHSEAVASYSAEIGEALGLKGHELDDLYWAATMHDIGKIIVPIEILNKEEKLNDREYKIIKDHSKIGYEIVSKNDSLKKVSKCILHHHERWDGMGYPEGLKGDEIPLLSQIISVADSWHAMTSKRSYKNQLTCEEAIEELLKNKGTQFAPQIINTFIDLYNSKEGAFMFEKSY, encoded by the coding sequence GTGAAATATGAATCTAAAAGTTTATTAAAAATTGTAATATCGTATATGCTCTTTGGATTTTTTTGGATATTTTCATCTGGTAAGATCCTTCACTTAATAACTAGAGATATGTCTACCTATATTATTCTAGAAAGATATAAAAGTTATTTCTATGTTATTTTAACATCGTTTTTATTATTTAAAATGATTAGAAACAGTTATTTTAAGATGGAAGAAACAAATAAAAAATTTCATCAGGATATTGTCCAATCATTCATCACTGCTTTGGAATTTCATGATAAATATACAAAGGGGCATTCTGAAGCTGTGGCTTCCTATAGTGCTGAAATAGGTGAAGCGTTAGGATTAAAGGGTCATGAATTAGACGACCTGTATTGGGCTGCAACAATGCATGATATTGGAAAAATAATTGTCCCTATTGAAATATTAAATAAGGAAGAAAAACTAAATGATAGAGAATATAAGATTATTAAAGATCATTCTAAGATCGGGTATGAGATAGTTTCCAAAAATGATAGTTTAAAAAAAGTTTCTAAATGTATCCTACACCATCACGAACGTTGGGATGGAATGGGTTATCCAGAGGGGTTAAAGGGAGATGAAATTCCATTGTTATCTCAGATTATATCTGTAGCTGACTCCTGGCATGCTATGACATCTAAAAGATCCTATAAAAATCAATTGACTTGTGAGGAAGCCATTGAGGAACTCCTAAAAAATAAGGGAACACAGTTTGCTCCCCAAATCATAAATACATTCATCGACCTTTATAATTCAAAGGAAGGTGCATTTATGTTTGAAAAATCGTATTAA
- a CDS encoding putative sulfate exporter family transporter, with translation MVKKNGLGLGLTAILLVVTIWISKKFGWNEINTALILGIIVGNLFLGPKAYKFYPGFNFANKKILPIAITCLGVKINYIILLDLGVKIIGFVFLMVVMLLFTAKYVAKFMGEKEEFGLTLGSGGVASIAGSSEVLGQPEEEFALAIIAMNILGLTAMVIMPGISRFLGFDHTQSALYIGGTLSSFIHIIPAAYSIGADSLGLALLIKTGKLLFFPLVLIYIAEIKKKKTIGDEKIESKKIKLPFFVKGFMAVGALFTLLEYGIEKIELQWYIEGVKYLKLIFSYTFKYLLMFALIGIGGKINIKTLLMNGKRLIIYSLVLMVVQLALGAGLVKMFY, from the coding sequence ATGGTAAAAAAGAATGGGCTGGGTCTTGGTTTAACTGCAATTTTACTCGTGGTAACCATATGGATATCTAAAAAGTTTGGATGGAATGAGATAAATACGGCATTGATCTTAGGGATAATTGTAGGAAATCTATTCTTAGGGCCAAAAGCATATAAGTTTTATCCTGGATTTAACTTTGCCAATAAAAAAATATTACCCATAGCGATTACATGTCTAGGTGTAAAAATAAACTATATAATTCTGCTGGATTTAGGAGTTAAAATTATAGGGTTTGTATTTTTAATGGTCGTGATGTTATTGTTTACTGCCAAATATGTGGCTAAATTCATGGGTGAAAAGGAAGAATTTGGACTGACCTTGGGGTCTGGAGGAGTAGCGAGTATAGCCGGATCTTCAGAAGTATTGGGGCAGCCAGAGGAAGAATTTGCTCTTGCTATCATTGCTATGAATATTTTGGGATTGACGGCTATGGTCATCATGCCTGGTATATCAAGATTCTTAGGGTTTGATCATACCCAATCTGCTCTCTATATAGGAGGGACTCTGAGTTCATTTATTCATATAATACCTGCTGCTTATAGCATTGGAGCAGATTCTTTGGGATTGGCACTCCTGATAAAAACAGGAAAATTATTATTTTTCCCCTTGGTTTTAATCTATATAGCTGAAATAAAAAAGAAAAAAACTATAGGTGATGAGAAAATAGAATCAAAAAAAATAAAACTGCCATTTTTTGTTAAAGGGTTTATGGCTGTAGGAGCTCTCTTTACCCTCTTAGAATACGGGATAGAAAAAATAGAATTACAATGGTATATAGAGGGAGTTAAGTATTTAAAACTTATATTTAGCTATACCTTTAAATATCTGCTGATGTTTGCACTTATTGGGATAGGCGGGAAGATAAATATAAAGACTTTATTGATGAATGGGAAGAGGCTGATCATATATTCATTGGTACTTATGGTAGTACAGTTGGCTCTAGGGGCAGGGTTAGTAAAGATGTTTTATTAG